In a genomic window of Methanogenium sp. S4BF:
- the eno gene encoding phosphopyruvate hydratase, protein MAQITKIQLRTILDSRGNPTVEADIYTENGFGRAAAPSGASTGMYEAKALPAREATDAAREVVLPALSGFETTDQTGFDYLLREIDGTEDFSSIGANVAVALSLANAKAAASSLSLPLFRYLGGAFAARTPYPLGNVIGGGAHAAHATDIQEFLVVPTGALDADEAIFANAAVHKKIKELLVSGGNACGKGDEGAWAPSITDIEAFDLVQEAINAVSDDLMIEIRMGIDVAASELWKDGVYRYSDAERSTEDQVAYMAELVDRYELAYVEDPIVEEDFEGFSALTDLVGDGCLVCGDDLYVTNVERIEMGIDACATNCVLIKPNQIGTLSDTFEAIRMAHSCGMETVMSHRSGETTDETIAHLATAFECIYLKTGVVGGERIAKLNELVRIEEMIQ, encoded by the coding sequence ATGGCACAAATTACGAAAATTCAGCTCAGGACGATTCTTGACAGCAGAGGTAACCCTACTGTTGAGGCCGATATTTACACTGAGAACGGGTTTGGAAGGGCAGCGGCACCATCCGGTGCAAGCACCGGTATGTACGAAGCAAAGGCCCTGCCTGCGCGTGAGGCAACTGACGCCGCGCGTGAGGTGGTGCTTCCTGCGCTTTCCGGATTTGAAACCACCGACCAGACCGGGTTTGACTATCTCCTCCGGGAGATTGACGGGACTGAGGATTTTTCGTCAATTGGTGCAAATGTGGCGGTTGCGCTGTCTCTTGCGAATGCAAAAGCAGCAGCATCTTCCCTTTCATTGCCGCTGTTTCGGTATCTCGGCGGTGCTTTTGCAGCGCGCACCCCTTATCCTCTTGGGAATGTTATCGGGGGAGGCGCCCATGCGGCACATGCAACAGATATTCAGGAATTCCTTGTGGTGCCAACCGGTGCACTCGATGCAGATGAAGCAATTTTTGCCAATGCAGCGGTGCACAAAAAGATCAAAGAGCTGTTAGTATCCGGTGGTAATGCATGCGGAAAAGGTGATGAGGGTGCATGGGCACCGTCAATCACTGATATTGAAGCCTTTGATCTGGTGCAGGAGGCCATTAATGCCGTTTCTGATGATCTTATGATTGAGATCAGAATGGGTATTGATGTTGCCGCCAGTGAACTCTGGAAAGACGGAGTGTACAGGTATAGTGACGCAGAACGCAGCACTGAAGATCAGGTGGCCTATATGGCTGAACTGGTTGACCGCTACGAACTTGCGTATGTTGAAGATCCTATTGTAGAGGAGGACTTTGAAGGATTCTCCGCGTTAACGGACCTGGTGGGTGATGGCTGCCTGGTTTGCGGAGATGACCTCTACGTCACGAATGTTGAGCGCATTGAAATGGGCATTGACGCCTGCGCCACGAACTGTGTCTTAATTAAACCGAATCAGATTGGCACCCTTTCCGACACATTTGAAGCTATTCGTATGGCGCATTCATGTGGCATGGAAACGGTGATGAGCCACCGGTCCGGGGAGACCACAGACGAGACAATTGCCCATCTTGCAACTGCCTTTGAGTGTATCTATCTTAAGACAGGTGTTGTCGGCGGTGAGCGCATCGCAAAACTCAACGAACTCGTGAGAATTGAAGAGATGATCCAATGA
- a CDS encoding DNA-directed RNA polymerase subunit K, producing MKSEDVESFTRYEKARIVGARSLQISMGAPLLIETNSIDPLEIADEEFRKQKIPITVKRVQ from the coding sequence ATGAAATCCGAAGACGTGGAATCTTTTACCCGTTATGAAAAAGCGCGAATAGTTGGTGCACGTTCATTGCAGATTTCAATGGGCGCTCCTCTTCTGATAGAGACCAATTCAATTGATCCGCTGGAAATAGCCGATGAAGAGTTCAGAAAACAGAAAATACCCATTACGGTAAAACGGGTGCAGTGA
- a CDS encoding DNA-directed RNA polymerase subunit N — protein sequence MIPIRCFTCGKVISTAWEEFRQRRSAGEDPKVILDDLGLSRYCCRRMILAHKEIIDDLNPYQ from the coding sequence ATGATACCAATCCGATGTTTTACATGTGGGAAAGTCATTTCGACAGCCTGGGAAGAGTTCAGGCAGCGGAGGAGTGCAGGCGAGGATCCTAAAGTGATCCTCGACGATCTCGGACTTTCGCGCTATTGCTGCAGGCGCATGATTTTAGCGCACAAAGAGATTATTGATGATCTCAATCCGTATCAATGA
- a CDS encoding 30S ribosomal protein S9: MTKVINTSGKRKTAIARATLREGVGRVRINSVPLEIYGTEMLRMKISEPLLLVPGVLNDVDVSIDVKGGGFMGQAEAVRTALARGIVKWSNDPKIKDTYLVYDRTLLVNDSRQKEAKKPHGRGARAKFQKSYR, translated from the coding sequence AACTGCAATTGCACGTGCTACTCTTCGTGAAGGAGTTGGGCGTGTGCGCATTAATTCTGTACCCCTTGAGATATACGGCACTGAGATGCTCAGAATGAAAATTTCTGAGCCGCTCCTTCTGGTTCCGGGCGTTCTGAATGATGTTGATGTTTCTATTGATGTCAAGGGCGGCGGATTCATGGGACAGGCCGAAGCGGTCAGAACCGCTCTGGCTCGTGGCATTGTGAAGTGGAGTAACGATCCAAAGATTAAGGATACCTACCTTGTCTATGACCGTACTCTCCTGGTAAATGACTCGCGCCAGAAAGAAGCAAAGAAGCCACACGGCCGTGGTGCACGTGCGAAATTCCAAAAGTCTTATCGTTAG